Sequence from the Ooceraea biroi isolate clonal line C1 chromosome 5, Obir_v5.4, whole genome shotgun sequence genome:
ttattttacaattgtatcattttattattttacaattgtaTATGGATAACATGGAACAGAATTTTACTTTTCTGAACTAAACGAGATATCGAGAGGTATAttcaacaaattaaataataatagattaaaataaaagagatttaaAATGTGTTCAGTATTTTGAATGTTAAgatacaagaaaattttatattacatttctatTACGTTTATAAACTAAGACATACGAGATCTTTTTTGAGATATAAGATTCGacattagaaaaataattgcaaaacataatattaaataatctctaaaaaacctttttaaaaaaagaaaaaatatataccgagtacataaaaactcccaacttgtcaaaactcaaaactaaatatgaaatcaataattaaatagccaagtatctataggcagtttgagtattttacccaaacgttttccatgcatactctcttatcgcatgacgacttTGAAGTAtttggcgtgcccggatcgcagtggtcatgtattcttgtaaatttgtacaatatcttgatttgtattgtatcttgtatcttcatgattttcaatactgactcgcaaatgattttgtgtctcttatagataggacaggacgttttactgtgattcgggcacgccaagtacttcaatgtcgtcatgcgataagagagtatgcatggaaaacgtttgggtaaaatattcaaactgTTTCTAGATACTTgcctagttaattattgatttcatatttagttttgagttttgacaagttgggactTATTATGTACTCGGCGTATATAgatttccattttttaaaaaggtttttaggAAATTTACTTATCTCGGCCAAACAATGTATGCACAAAATGAATTTGTTTCGGTCAGAAATCGAGGTAATAACGATAAAACTTTCGAAAGGAAATTCCTCTTACCGATTCATCTTctattgttacaaaattaattatctggGCCAAAAAATGTATGCACAAAATAAATCGTTTGGCCAAAAATCGAGGTAATTCATATAATCGCAATTATGAAACTTTCTCTATACTGCGTTCACGGAGAGAACGACCACGCTTCGCGCAGCTTTGGGCAGAGTGGGGGGACTCGGTGCCAAgcattgacataggaatatatggacggagccttTTACGAGGGGAAGCTGAGATTAGCGGTAAGGGGAGAGCACTGGCACTTCGTGTAACTTCGGCTGTTCGGGTATGTTCGGTTTCGccagtgatatatatatatatatatatatgtacgatgagttattgtgttgtgtcgaaatgtagcaatcgcattaatgcaaaaaggaaaaattggcaataacgtatgaaagaaaataatgatccgaaaatttcttttcatctgtaagtaaaatacatacaattgtaggttatacacaatgccggtaaaacgtttcagatattgttatgtgtttattatttaaatttattattgtgttaagaaagaattttggcttGATTATACACCTAGACCGAGTAATGGTGGCACCgaaagacaatcttatttaattattatatttttaacgtaatttagATGTAACATTGTCACCTACTGAAGAGGACCACATCCCGTATGATCGAAACGTCGTtctaataaagagaattataGCCAGTTGTGTCGAATATTAATCGTACTCGTTTACTGAAATTATCTACTGGCggtgttaagaaagaattttggcttgtttattattatattcatatgaacaattgttcaataacagtttttcatttatagtttttattaattcatatatttaataataaatatatatatatagtcaaatatatcgtatatattattattattaaatatatgaatgatctatatatatatagtcaaatcgtatatattattattaaatatatgaattataataacaactataaatgaaaaactgttatcgaacaattattcatatgaatataataataaacacataaaaatatctgaaacgttttaccggcattgtgtataacctacaattgtatgtattttacttacatatgaaaagaaattttcggatcattttctttcataagttgttgccaatttttcctttttgcagtaatgcgattgctacattccgacacaacacaataactcatcgtacatgtaatttcagtGTCACaactttataaaactttatcgagtatcattcgggcgatgtcgagaacagccgaactcgcccgatttgccagcagcctctccttaccgcaaatctcagaaccccccttgcctaagttcgtagcataggctccgtccatatattcctatgtcaatggtGCCAAGCACCGAGCGGCACGCGTACACGATTCTTCGATTGTGTGCGTATGTGACAGCGTGTCAAGTATGGCACCACTGCTGTAACGGCTCTGGCCTACGAGACGCACACCCATTTGCCGGCGTGGAGGGGGCAGGATCTGACCGTACCAGACGAAATGCCTGGTCGTTCTGTCCGTGAACGCAGTATAGTCACTTCTTACCGATTCGTGTTCTCCTGTtacgaaaaattaaatgtacttACATTTTACTTATCTCGGCTAAACATtgtatgcaaaaataaatttgtttggGCCAGAAATCGAGGTAATGGCGATAAAACTTTCGAAAGGAAATTCCTCTTACCGATTCATCTTCTcctgttacaaaattaattaactggaccaaaaaatgtttgaacTAAATAAATCGTTTGGCCAAAAATCGAGGTAATTCCTATAATCGCAATTATGAAACTTTCTCGAGTCACTTCTTACCGATTCGTGTTCTCCTACAAAAAATTAACAGTAGTTACATTTTACTTATCTCGGCCAAACAATGTATGcacaaaatgaatttattttggcCAGAAATCGAGGTAAGtttcgaaagaaaaataaaaaaatacgcctagtacataaaaaagcaaatctaaatatgatgaaatccatagtcaCTGAACTATATACCATACTGGAACGCGCACGACCATACCCCCACCACTACTACCGCGGCCACTAAAGGATAGCTGTAGCTTCTTAGAGCTGTCTCTTTTTACCGTGAACTACCACGACTAAAAACATCGCCCTTGAATGCAATCTTCGCGACATGCAATCTGCGATGACCGCATTTGTTTTTATTAGGTTAGGTGattgaaaacattaaaaaagagttacaataaatgtgaaaaatgtctAAGTGTATCTTAAAAAACTGCACATCAAACTATGATAAAAACATAGAACTTAGTTTTCACAggtaaataaaacatattaataaaatagtaatgtTTTGTAGTagattgtataatttatacgatatattgtatattttatataaatgttatataatatatgattgtTTGTAGTTTTCCACTAAATGATAGATACAAGGAATGGGTGCAAGCCATACCGAAAGATTTAATAGAACTGTCATTAAAACAACGTACATATATTTGTAGTAAGCATTTTTCCAAAGATGCATATTATCCAAAATGCACGCCAACATCAAAAATGAGATTATGGAAAAATGCTATTCCatcaatgttttatatatctaatGAAGATACAACAAAAGAGAATACTGTTGTTGAGGTTAGTATAAATTTGTAAACAACACAAGTTTAGATATAGCTGTATTAAAGTAAtgctataaattttatttacttaaaaaataaactaataatGTTAGTGTATATGACAAAatagttattttattgtaGAACAAAAGAAGATCCGTAGAAATGTGTACACAAGTTTCACTAAAGAAGATACGTATGCAAGAAAACATAACGCAGAAAGTAGTAAGTTTAAAGAGAGAAGTGCATATATTGCGAAAGCGTCTACATCGTTGGGACGAAACTATTAAaacaatgaataatattattaatacccTAAAAACGCATAATGTATGTAATGTGGATCTTGAACAGATATTACGTAACACTTTTAGTGATTTGAAA
This genomic interval carries:
- the LOC113561992 gene encoding THAP domain-containing protein 1-like; this encodes MSKCILKNCTSNYDKNIELSFHSFPLNDRYKEWVQAIPKDLIELSLKQRTYICSKHFSKDAYYPKCTPTSKMRLWKNAIPSMFYISNEDTTKENTVVEVSINL